The region CCGAACGTACGCGATTCGTCCGGGACGATCGGCACGACGCGCTTGCCGAGCGCCTTGTCCTTCAGCAGGATGTTCAGGATCCGCACGAACGCCATCGTCGTCGAGATCTCGCGGCCTTCGCCCGTGCCCTTCAGGAGCGGCTCGAACGCGTCGAGCGCCGGCACCGGCAGCGACGTCGCCTTCTCGCGCCGGTGCGGCAGGTAGCCGCCGAGGTCCATGCGCTTCTGGCGCATGTATTCGAGTTCCTTCGAGCCTTCCTCGAACTTCAGGTACGGCACGTCAGCGATCTGCTCGTCGGTGATCGGCAGGCGGAACTGGTCACGGAACTTCTTCAGTTGCTCGACCGGCAGCTTCTTCTGCTGGTGCGTGATGTTCATCGCCTGGCCCGACTCGCCCATCCCGTAGCCCTTGATGGTCTTCGCGAGGATGACGGTCGGCGCGCCCTTCGTGTTGGTCGCTTCGTGGAATGCCGCGTAGATCTTGTGCGGATCGTGGCCGCCGCGGTTCAGCGCCCAGATGTCGTCGTCCGACCAGTCGGCGACGAGCGCCTTCAGCTCAGGCGTGTTGAAGAAGTGCTCGCGAACGTATGCGCCCGACTCCGACTTGTACGTCTGGTATTCGCCGTCGACGCATTCCATCATCCGGCGCATCAGCGCGCCCGACTTGTCGCGTGCGAACAGCGCGTCCCAGCGGCTGCCCCAGATGACCTTGATCACGTTCCAGCCGGCGCCGCGGAATTCCGATTCCAGTTCCTGGATGATCTTGCCGTTGCCGCGCACCGGGCCGTCGAGACGCTGCAGGTTGCAGTTGATCACGAATACGAGGTTGTCGAGCTTCTCGCGGCTCGCCATGCCGATCGCGCCGAGCGATTCCGGCTCGTCGGTCTCGCCGTCGCCGAGGAATGCCCAGACCTTGCGGCCTTCCGTCTTCGCGATGCCGCGCGATTCCAGGTACTTCATGAAACGCGCCTGGTAGATCGCCATGATCGGGCCGAGACCCATCGACACGGTCGGGAACTGCCAGAAGTCCGGCATCAGCCACGGGTGCGGATACGACGAGATGCCCTTGCCGTCGACTTCCTGACGGAAGTTGTCGAGCTGCTCTTCCGACAGGCGGCCGAGCAGGAACGCGCGCGAGTAGACGCCGGGCGACGAGTGGCCCTGAACGAACACGAGATCGCCGCCGTGCTGATCGGACGCTGCGTGCCAGAAATGGTTGTAGCCGACGTCATAGAGCGTCGCGGCCGAGGCGAACGATGCGATGTGGCCGCCGACGTTCGTGTCCTTGCCTGCGCGCAGCACCATCGCGAGCGCGTTCCAGCGCGTGTACGAACGGATGCGGTGCTCGATGTCCTGGTCGCCCGGAATCTTCGCCTGGGCTTCGACCGGAATCGTGTTGATGTACGGGGTATTGGCGGAGAACGGCAGGTGTTCGCCATGCATGCGCGCGAATTCGATCTGCTTTTCGATCAGGTAGTGCGCGCGGCCGGTGCCCACGGAGGAGATCACGCCATCGAGCGACTCGAGCCATTCGACGGTTTCTTGCGGGTCGTCGTCACGTTCGGCGGCGACATATTTCATCACTTCGTTCGGTACAGCGGACATTCTCGTCTCCTGGGTCCTGGAATGTGAGGATCGCTCTCGTGCAGACGACGCGACGCGACCGGCTGCGGGCAAGCTCCGACGGATTGTAATGAGCGTGCCCGGACACGCGCAACAAAATTTTCGAATTATGAGATCTTTTCTCGTAATGCGGAATATTGCTGCGCTGCACCCATCCGGCGGGGCTCCGAGGCGCGCGGCGCGCGCACAAATTCGTTTCCGTTCAACATATCCGGCATGGGTTTTCCATGTATTGCGCTGCGCTACAATCCTGCCATGTTGACCGATCGGCTTTTCGCACGCTCGGCGCGACCGTCGGGCCCGCCGGCAGAGTCGCAGCCGTCCCGCTGGCACCACGGACCGTGGTGGTCCAATTCCTATTTGCTGACGCCCCTGCTGTCGATCCTCGTGTTCCTCGTGGTGATGAGCCTCATTCTATGGAGCCTCAATCGCCGCGAACAGCAGCAGCAGGAAGACACGCTGTTCCGCAACGTCGCATGGGCGCAGCAGCAGATCCGCCTGTCGATGACGGGTGCGCAGGAGCAGCTGCAGGCGCTGTCG is a window of Burkholderia latens DNA encoding:
- the aceE gene encoding pyruvate dehydrogenase (acetyl-transferring), homodimeric type, whose amino-acid sequence is MSAVPNEVMKYVAAERDDDPQETVEWLESLDGVISSVGTGRAHYLIEKQIEFARMHGEHLPFSANTPYINTIPVEAQAKIPGDQDIEHRIRSYTRWNALAMVLRAGKDTNVGGHIASFASAATLYDVGYNHFWHAASDQHGGDLVFVQGHSSPGVYSRAFLLGRLSEEQLDNFRQEVDGKGISSYPHPWLMPDFWQFPTVSMGLGPIMAIYQARFMKYLESRGIAKTEGRKVWAFLGDGETDEPESLGAIGMASREKLDNLVFVINCNLQRLDGPVRGNGKIIQELESEFRGAGWNVIKVIWGSRWDALFARDKSGALMRRMMECVDGEYQTYKSESGAYVREHFFNTPELKALVADWSDDDIWALNRGGHDPHKIYAAFHEATNTKGAPTVILAKTIKGYGMGESGQAMNITHQQKKLPVEQLKKFRDQFRLPITDEQIADVPYLKFEEGSKELEYMRQKRMDLGGYLPHRREKATSLPVPALDAFEPLLKGTGEGREISTTMAFVRILNILLKDKALGKRVVPIVPDESRTFGMEGLFRQIGIWNQEGQKYVPEDSDQLMFYKESQTGQILQEGINEAGGMCDWIAAATSYSTHGEIMVPFYIFYSMFGFQRIGDLAWAAGDMRSRGFLLGGTAGRTTLNGEGLQHEDGHSLLWAASVPNCVSYDPTFGYELAVIIQDGLRRMVQDQEDVYYYITVMNENYEHPAIPQGEHVAADIIKGMYSFKKADADKKAPRVQLLGAGTIFNEVIAAAELLKNDWGVAADLWSVPSFTELAREGHDVERWNLLHPTEERRLSHVQKCLKDTQGPVIASTDYVRALVDQIRGQIDRRFVVLGTDGFGRSDTREKLRHFFEVDRHWVTVAALNALADEGTIERKVVADAIAKYNLDPSKPNPMTV